A genomic region of Streptomyces sp. R33 contains the following coding sequences:
- a CDS encoding putative baseplate assembly protein, with the protein MPLIGPILDDRTFQQLRDELVKRIPVYAPEWTDHNAGDPGIALLELFAHLGESLLFRFNQIPDATKAAFLRLLGVRPRPALTARTLLVLQTERPEGVQVLRGAEARAGAVAFETDNEVVAWPLETLAVGKTPAPGASGSAESRRRQNAVAALPKDERKRVASGAAVSFYVTTAVPTDPLDPDQPPLDVSTTLDRSLWIALLAKDTTDPRLLAGRTVFVGVVPDERLPRPYDLRARDPHDPTRLRAGDLVSAPPGFLWELWNGPAAPTAFTPLAVLGDTSRGLTTTGVVSVALPAAFPAHPRGRAGSGGLHSPPPLDDEKTAGRVLGWLRVRRPAGENDAIHRIRWVGVNAVGAVQARTAAPELLGTGTADAGQVLRLTQRPVLAGSVRLEVEEADGWQPWTEVEDFAGSGPFDRHYTLDADAGLVRFGTRCRLPQIGERIRVLAYRHGGGSAGNVPAGAIGALTGVAGIKVTNPLPAAGGADAASLADALDALPAEVHRRDRAVTSDDFRSLALEVPGVRRAETLPLLHPDTPTQPAAGVVSVLVFPAEDLRDPGAPLPDLALLRQVAAYLSPRRLVTTELYVIPPTYVDIAVSVGIRTRDGYQPDAVRRWVELILRQYLAPLPPYGPEGAGWPLGRAVRRAELEAVAAQVEGLEYLEDELLLARRTGTAWTPLPLVPLNPWEVPRLAEITVVTGSPLPVGAGYGSPPPPPGDPVVVPLPPEVC; encoded by the coding sequence ATGCCGCTGATCGGCCCCATCCTCGACGACCGCACCTTCCAACAGCTCCGGGACGAGCTGGTCAAGCGGATCCCGGTCTACGCACCCGAGTGGACCGACCACAACGCGGGCGATCCCGGCATCGCCCTGCTCGAACTCTTCGCGCACCTCGGCGAGTCACTGCTCTTCCGCTTCAACCAGATCCCCGACGCCACCAAGGCCGCCTTCCTGCGCCTGCTCGGCGTCCGCCCGCGCCCCGCGCTCACCGCCCGCACCCTCCTCGTCCTGCAGACCGAGCGCCCCGAGGGCGTCCAGGTGCTGCGCGGCGCCGAGGCCCGGGCCGGTGCGGTGGCCTTCGAGACCGACAACGAGGTCGTCGCCTGGCCCCTGGAGACCCTCGCCGTCGGCAAGACGCCCGCCCCCGGGGCCTCCGGCTCCGCCGAGAGCCGGCGCCGGCAGAACGCCGTCGCGGCCCTGCCGAAGGACGAGCGCAAGCGGGTGGCCTCCGGGGCTGCCGTCTCCTTCTACGTCACCACCGCCGTCCCCACCGACCCTCTGGACCCCGACCAGCCGCCTCTCGACGTCAGCACCACCCTCGACCGGTCCCTGTGGATCGCCCTGCTCGCCAAGGACACCACCGACCCCCGTCTGCTGGCCGGCCGGACCGTCTTCGTGGGCGTGGTCCCCGACGAGCGACTCCCGCGCCCCTACGACCTGCGCGCCCGTGACCCCCACGACCCCACCCGGCTGCGGGCCGGCGACCTCGTGAGCGCCCCGCCCGGCTTCCTCTGGGAGCTGTGGAACGGCCCCGCAGCCCCCACCGCCTTCACCCCCCTCGCCGTGCTCGGCGACACCAGCCGCGGTCTCACCACCACCGGCGTGGTCTCCGTCGCCCTGCCCGCCGCCTTCCCCGCCCACCCCCGGGGCCGCGCCGGCAGCGGCGGCCTGCACAGCCCGCCGCCGCTCGACGACGAGAAGACCGCCGGCCGGGTCCTGGGCTGGCTGCGCGTCCGCCGCCCCGCAGGCGAGAACGACGCCATCCACCGCATCCGCTGGGTCGGCGTCAACGCCGTCGGCGCCGTCCAGGCCCGCACCGCCGCACCCGAACTCCTCGGCACCGGGACCGCCGACGCCGGCCAGGTCCTGCGCCTCACGCAGCGCCCCGTCCTCGCGGGCAGCGTCCGGCTGGAGGTCGAGGAGGCAGACGGCTGGCAGCCCTGGACCGAGGTCGAGGACTTCGCGGGCAGCGGCCCCTTCGACCGGCACTACACCCTCGACGCCGACGCCGGACTCGTCCGCTTCGGCACCCGCTGCCGGCTGCCCCAGATCGGCGAACGCATCCGCGTCCTCGCCTACCGGCACGGCGGCGGCTCCGCCGGAAACGTCCCGGCGGGCGCGATCGGCGCGCTCACCGGCGTCGCCGGGATCAAGGTCACCAACCCGCTCCCGGCGGCCGGCGGCGCCGACGCGGCCTCCCTCGCCGACGCCCTCGACGCCCTGCCCGCCGAGGTGCACCGCCGCGACCGGGCCGTCACCTCCGACGACTTCCGCTCCCTCGCCCTCGAAGTCCCCGGCGTACGGCGCGCCGAGACGCTGCCCCTGCTGCACCCCGACACGCCCACCCAGCCCGCCGCGGGCGTCGTCAGCGTGCTCGTCTTCCCCGCCGAGGACCTGCGCGACCCCGGCGCCCCGCTGCCCGACCTCGCCCTGCTGCGCCAGGTGGCCGCGTACCTCTCCCCCCGGCGCCTGGTCACCACCGAGCTGTACGTCATCCCGCCCACCTACGTGGACATCGCCGTGTCCGTGGGCATCCGGACCCGGGACGGCTACCAGCCCGACGCGGTGCGCCGATGGGTCGAGCTGATCCTGCGCCAGTACCTCGCCCCGCTGCCGCCGTACGGGCCGGAGGGCGCGGGCTGGCCCCTGGGCAGGGCCGTGCGGCGCGCCGAACTCGAGGCCGTCGCCGCCCAGGTGGAGGGCCTGGAGTACCTGGAGGACGAACTGCTGCTGGCCCGGCGGACCGGTACCGCGTGGACCCCGCTGCCGCTCGTCCCGCTGAACCCGTGGGAGGTGCCCCGGCTCGCCGAGATCACCGTCGTCACCGGCAGCCCGCTGCCCGTCGGCGCCGGCTACGGCTCCCCGCCACCGCCCCCCGGCGACCCCGTCGTCGTACCGCTGCCCCCGGAGGTGTGCTGA
- a CDS encoding GPW/gp25 family protein, translating into MAASDALTSLPGGRGPAALSAGEARLGTGVRFPFRPGNGGGSGGGSAGGLGWVAGAAAVRQSVETILDTEPGERIMRPTFGCGLRRHLMAPNTPATRTAIAAEIAEALTAWEPRIRVTEVAVTPGEEPALVWIDIAYVHLLDLSPANLVYPFYLR; encoded by the coding sequence ATGGCAGCATCTGACGCCCTGACATCCCTCCCCGGCGGCCGCGGCCCGGCGGCCCTGTCCGCCGGCGAGGCCCGGCTCGGGACCGGGGTGCGGTTCCCGTTCCGGCCCGGAAACGGCGGCGGAAGCGGAGGCGGAAGCGCCGGCGGGCTCGGGTGGGTCGCGGGGGCCGCCGCCGTCCGGCAGTCCGTCGAGACGATCCTCGACACCGAGCCCGGGGAGCGCATCATGCGCCCCACGTTCGGCTGTGGACTGCGACGCCACCTCATGGCCCCCAACACCCCCGCCACCCGCACCGCGATCGCCGCCGAGATCGCCGAGGCGCTCACCGCCTGGGAGCCCCGGATCCGGGTCACCGAGGTCGCCGTGACCCCGGGGGAGGAGCCGGCCCTGGTGTGGATCGACATCGCCTACGTACACCTGCTCGACCTGAGCCCGGCCAACCTCGTCTACCCCTTCTACCTGCGGTAG